One part of the Phragmites australis chromosome 3, lpPhrAust1.1, whole genome shotgun sequence genome encodes these proteins:
- the LOC133912506 gene encoding CRS2-like protein, chloroplastic, protein MVLIEPIMREMLWSKLVPFLSKRYISSCQTSVSSPLSLRPPVQPWLFVGLGNPGEKYQSTRHNVGFDMIDAFAQSQGILLTSHYFKALFGEGMVDGVPVLLAKPQTYMNLSGESVGPLAAYYKLPLNRVLVAFDDMDLPCGVLRLQPKGGYGRHNGLKSVIYHFRRNREFCRLRIGIGRPPGQMDPKAFVLQKFNRTGRERIDSAIKEGVEILKMVATKGLTEAARLSNVDQKYKHLRSHDLQD, encoded by the exons ATGGTACTGATTGAACCAATCATGAGGGAAATGCTCTGGAGTAAACTCGTGCCCTTCCTTTCTAAGCGTTATATTTCCAGCTGCCAGACCTCTGTATCTTCACCTTTGTCCTTGCGCCCCCCGGTACAACCATGGCTATTTGTTGGTCTTGGCAACCCCGGTGAGAAGTACCAATCCACCAGGCACAAT GTGGGATTTGATATGATAGATGCATTTGCACAGTCTCAGGGTATACTCCTGACTAGTCATTACTTCAAAGCACTATTTGGTGAAG GGATGGTAGATGGGGTCCCTGTTCTTCTTGCCAAGCCTCAAACTTATATGAATCTCAGTGGAGAATCT GTTGGCCCACTTGCTGCCTATTATAAACTGCCACTTAACCGTGTCCTAGTG GCATTTGATGACATGGACTTGCCATGTGGAGTTCTTCGTTTACAGCCTAAAGGAGGATATGGACGACACAATGG GTTGAAGAGTGTGATATACCACTTCCGTAGGAATCGAGAATTTTGCCGATTAAGGATTG GAATTGGACGGCCACCTGGCCAGATGGATCCTAAAGCTTTTGTTCTTCAGAAGTTTAATAGGACTGGTCGTGAACGG ATTGATTCAGCCATAAAAGAGGGTGTTGAGATTCTGAAGATGGTGGCCACCAAGGGTTTGACAGAGGCGGCAAGGTTGTCAAATGTGGATCAGAAGTATAAGCATCTGAGGTCACATGATCTTCAAGACTAA
- the LOC133911034 gene encoding BTB/POZ domain-containing protein At1g03010-like isoform X1, whose amino-acid sequence MGVATVTELKQSISGKRTFRPSLVSRHANEWPPTDVSSDLTVEVGASSFALHKLFAQFPLVSRSGKIRRLVAEAKDTKLVRLSLHGTPGGAPAFELAAKFCYGVHIDVTVANVAMLRCAAHYLQMTEDFSDKNLELRAEAFLRDAVLPSIVSSVAVLRSCEALLPAAEDVNLVARLIAAIANNVCKEQLTSGLSKLDQSAQLKPSAAFVELYSPGDWWGKSLAGLGLDFFQRLLSAVKAKGLKQETVTRILINYAQNSLHGLMARDVNGAAKCGGAAADVEVVKKQRAVVETIVGLLPAQSKKSPVPMAFLSGLLKTAMAVSASSICRADLEKRIGMQLDQAILEDILIAAGAGATTPTGQQHGLYDTDVVARIFSVFLNLDDDSEEDGGFDYDSPRSPKQSLLVKAAKLLDSYLAEVALDSNLVPHKFISLAELLPDHARLVTDGVYRAVDIFLKVHPNIKEAERYRLCKAIDCQRLTPDACSHAAQNERLPVQMAVQVLYFEQLRLRSAIQAGGGVGGHDPALFFGCASAAAAASAHGSVNMRSGSGVGSGAMSPRDNYASVRRENRELKLEVARMRMRLTDLEKDHVSMKRELVHVGPANRLLRGFTRSLGRLNELFRMRRPATEPGLQQLGAKATANAKVLFQRRRRRHSIS is encoded by the exons atgggcgtGGCGACGGTGACCGAGCTGAAACAGAGCATCTCCGGGAAGAGGACGTTCCGGCCGAGCCTCGTCAGCCGCCACGCCAATGAGTG GCCTCCGACCGACGTCTCCAGCGACCTCACCGTCGAAGTGGGCGCGTCCAGCTTCGCTCTCCACAAG CTGTTCGCGCAGTTCCCGCTGGTCTCCCGGAGCGGCAAGATCCGGCGGCTCGTCGCGGAGGCCAAGGACACCAAGCTGGTGCGGCTCAGCCTGCACGGCACCCCCGGGGGCGCGCCAGCGTTCGAGCTCGCCGCCAAGTTCTGCTACGGCGTCCACATCGACGTCACGGTCGCCAACGTCGCCATGCTGCGCTGCGCGGCGCACTACCTGCAGATGACGGAGGACTTTTCCGACAAGAACCTCGAGCTCCGCGCCGAGGCCTTCCTCCGCGATGCCGTGCTCCCCAGCATCGTCAGCTCCGTCGCCGTCCTCCGCAGCTGCGAGGCGCTGCTCCCCGCCGCCGAGGACGTCAACCTCGTCGCCCGCCTCATCGCCGCCATCGCCAACAACGTGTGCAAGGAGCAGCTCACGTCGGGGCTGTCCAAGCTGGACCAGAGCGCGCAGCTGAAGCCGTCGGCGGCGTTCGTCGAGCTCTACTCGCCGGGCGACTGGTGGGGCAAGTCGCTCGCCGGCCTCGGCCTCGACTTCTTCCAGCGGCTGCTCTCCGCCGTGAAGGCCAAGGGGCTCAAGCAGGAGACAGTGACCCGGATCCTCATCAACTACGCACAGAACTCGCTGCACGGGCTCATGGCGAGGGACGTGAACGGCGCAGCCAAATGTGGGGGCGCCGCCGCGGACGTCGAAGTCGTCAAGAAGCAGCGCGCCGTCGTGGAGACCATCGTGGGCCTGCTCCCGGCGCAGTCCAAGAAGAGCCCAGTGCCGATGGCCTTCCTCTCGGGGCTCCTCAAGACGGCGATGGCGGTGTCCGCGTCGAGCATCTGCAGGGCCGATCTCGAGAAACGGATCGGCATGCAGCTGGACCAGGCCATCCTGGAGGATATACTcatcgccgccggcgccggtgcaACCACGCCAACCGGGCAGCAGCACGGGCTGTACGACACGGACGTGGTGGCACGGATTTTCTCGGTGTTCCTCAACCTGGACGACGACAGCGAGGAGGACGGCGGGTTCGACTACGACAGCCCGCGGTCCCCGAAGCAGAGCCTCCTGGTGAAGGCCGCCAAGCTGCTAGACAGCTACCTCGCCGAGGTGGCGCTCGACTCCAACCTCGTCCCGCACAAGTTCATCTCCCTCGCCGAGCTGCTCCCCGACCACGCCCGCCTCGTCACCGACGGGGTCTACCGCGCCGTTGACATCTTCCTCAAG GTACACCCGAACATCAAGGAGGCGGAGAGGTACCGTCTGTGCAAGGCCATCGACTGCCAGCGGCTGACGCCGGATGCGTGCAGCCACGCGGCGCAGAACGAGCGGCTCCCAGTGCAGATGGCGGTGCAGGTCCTCTACTTCGAGCAGCTCCGCTTGCGGAGCGCGATCCAGGCCGGGGGCGGCGTTGGTGGGCACGACCCGGCGCTCTTCTTCGGGTGCGcatcggcggcggccgccgcgtcgGCGCATGGCAGCGTGAACATGCGTTCCGGGAGCGGGGTGGGCAGCGGCGCGATGTCGCCACGGGACAACTACGCGTCAGTGCGGCGGGAGAACCGGGAGCTGAAGTTGGAGGTGGCGCGCATGCGGATGCGGCTGACGGACCTGGAGAAGGACCACGTGAGCATGAAGCGGGAGCTGGTGCACGTCGGCCCCGCCAACCGCCTGCTCCGGGGGTTCACGCGCAGCCTCGGCAGGCTCAACGAGCTCTTCCGGATGCGCCGCCCGGCCACCGAGCCAGGGTTACAGCAGCTCGGCGCCAAGGCCACCGCCAACGCCAAGGTGCTCttccagcgccgccgccgccgccactccaTCTCGTGA
- the LOC133911034 gene encoding BTB/POZ domain-containing protein At1g03010-like isoform X2: MGVATVTELKQSISGKRTFRPSLVSRHANEWPPTDVSSDLTVEVGASSFALHKFPLVSRSGKIRRLVAEAKDTKLVRLSLHGTPGGAPAFELAAKFCYGVHIDVTVANVAMLRCAAHYLQMTEDFSDKNLELRAEAFLRDAVLPSIVSSVAVLRSCEALLPAAEDVNLVARLIAAIANNVCKEQLTSGLSKLDQSAQLKPSAAFVELYSPGDWWGKSLAGLGLDFFQRLLSAVKAKGLKQETVTRILINYAQNSLHGLMARDVNGAAKCGGAAADVEVVKKQRAVVETIVGLLPAQSKKSPVPMAFLSGLLKTAMAVSASSICRADLEKRIGMQLDQAILEDILIAAGAGATTPTGQQHGLYDTDVVARIFSVFLNLDDDSEEDGGFDYDSPRSPKQSLLVKAAKLLDSYLAEVALDSNLVPHKFISLAELLPDHARLVTDGVYRAVDIFLKVHPNIKEAERYRLCKAIDCQRLTPDACSHAAQNERLPVQMAVQVLYFEQLRLRSAIQAGGGVGGHDPALFFGCASAAAAASAHGSVNMRSGSGVGSGAMSPRDNYASVRRENRELKLEVARMRMRLTDLEKDHVSMKRELVHVGPANRLLRGFTRSLGRLNELFRMRRPATEPGLQQLGAKATANAKVLFQRRRRRHSIS; the protein is encoded by the exons atgggcgtGGCGACGGTGACCGAGCTGAAACAGAGCATCTCCGGGAAGAGGACGTTCCGGCCGAGCCTCGTCAGCCGCCACGCCAATGAGTG GCCTCCGACCGACGTCTCCAGCGACCTCACCGTCGAAGTGGGCGCGTCCAGCTTCGCTCTCCACAAG TTCCCGCTGGTCTCCCGGAGCGGCAAGATCCGGCGGCTCGTCGCGGAGGCCAAGGACACCAAGCTGGTGCGGCTCAGCCTGCACGGCACCCCCGGGGGCGCGCCAGCGTTCGAGCTCGCCGCCAAGTTCTGCTACGGCGTCCACATCGACGTCACGGTCGCCAACGTCGCCATGCTGCGCTGCGCGGCGCACTACCTGCAGATGACGGAGGACTTTTCCGACAAGAACCTCGAGCTCCGCGCCGAGGCCTTCCTCCGCGATGCCGTGCTCCCCAGCATCGTCAGCTCCGTCGCCGTCCTCCGCAGCTGCGAGGCGCTGCTCCCCGCCGCCGAGGACGTCAACCTCGTCGCCCGCCTCATCGCCGCCATCGCCAACAACGTGTGCAAGGAGCAGCTCACGTCGGGGCTGTCCAAGCTGGACCAGAGCGCGCAGCTGAAGCCGTCGGCGGCGTTCGTCGAGCTCTACTCGCCGGGCGACTGGTGGGGCAAGTCGCTCGCCGGCCTCGGCCTCGACTTCTTCCAGCGGCTGCTCTCCGCCGTGAAGGCCAAGGGGCTCAAGCAGGAGACAGTGACCCGGATCCTCATCAACTACGCACAGAACTCGCTGCACGGGCTCATGGCGAGGGACGTGAACGGCGCAGCCAAATGTGGGGGCGCCGCCGCGGACGTCGAAGTCGTCAAGAAGCAGCGCGCCGTCGTGGAGACCATCGTGGGCCTGCTCCCGGCGCAGTCCAAGAAGAGCCCAGTGCCGATGGCCTTCCTCTCGGGGCTCCTCAAGACGGCGATGGCGGTGTCCGCGTCGAGCATCTGCAGGGCCGATCTCGAGAAACGGATCGGCATGCAGCTGGACCAGGCCATCCTGGAGGATATACTcatcgccgccggcgccggtgcaACCACGCCAACCGGGCAGCAGCACGGGCTGTACGACACGGACGTGGTGGCACGGATTTTCTCGGTGTTCCTCAACCTGGACGACGACAGCGAGGAGGACGGCGGGTTCGACTACGACAGCCCGCGGTCCCCGAAGCAGAGCCTCCTGGTGAAGGCCGCCAAGCTGCTAGACAGCTACCTCGCCGAGGTGGCGCTCGACTCCAACCTCGTCCCGCACAAGTTCATCTCCCTCGCCGAGCTGCTCCCCGACCACGCCCGCCTCGTCACCGACGGGGTCTACCGCGCCGTTGACATCTTCCTCAAG GTACACCCGAACATCAAGGAGGCGGAGAGGTACCGTCTGTGCAAGGCCATCGACTGCCAGCGGCTGACGCCGGATGCGTGCAGCCACGCGGCGCAGAACGAGCGGCTCCCAGTGCAGATGGCGGTGCAGGTCCTCTACTTCGAGCAGCTCCGCTTGCGGAGCGCGATCCAGGCCGGGGGCGGCGTTGGTGGGCACGACCCGGCGCTCTTCTTCGGGTGCGcatcggcggcggccgccgcgtcgGCGCATGGCAGCGTGAACATGCGTTCCGGGAGCGGGGTGGGCAGCGGCGCGATGTCGCCACGGGACAACTACGCGTCAGTGCGGCGGGAGAACCGGGAGCTGAAGTTGGAGGTGGCGCGCATGCGGATGCGGCTGACGGACCTGGAGAAGGACCACGTGAGCATGAAGCGGGAGCTGGTGCACGTCGGCCCCGCCAACCGCCTGCTCCGGGGGTTCACGCGCAGCCTCGGCAGGCTCAACGAGCTCTTCCGGATGCGCCGCCCGGCCACCGAGCCAGGGTTACAGCAGCTCGGCGCCAAGGCCACCGCCAACGCCAAGGTGCTCttccagcgccgccgccgccgccactccaTCTCGTGA